From Hoeflea sp. 108:
CGCTGATGCTGCAGGTGTCCGCACCCTTCCATTCGGCGCTGATGGCGCCGGCGGCCGAAAAGATGCGCGAGGCGCTCGCCGGCGTGAAGAAGAATGTGCCTGTCGTGCCCGTCGTCGCCAACGTGACCGTGCAGCCGATCATCGATCCGGAAGAGATCGCCGCCCGCCTCGTCGAGCAGGTGACGGGTCGCGTCCGCTGGGCCGAGACGGTCCAGTGGTTCGGCAACAACGGCGTCACCACTCTTTATGAAGTGGGTGCCGGCAAGGTGCTGTCGGGCCTCGCCCGCCGCATCAACAAGGAAATCGCGACCGCTGCCGTCAACAACCCGGCAGACGTCGACGCGGCAGTCGCCGCGCTCGCCTGAACAATTCGAACGACCCCGCCCGTGTGAAGGGTGTGCTCCAAGGAGAGTGGAACAATGTTTGATCTGACCGGCCGTAAGGCACTCGTCACCGGCGCCTCCGGTGGCATCGGCGAAGAAATCGCCCGCATCCTGCACAAGCAGGGCGCCATCGTCGGCCTGCACGGCACCCGCGTCGAGAAACTCGAGGCCCTGGCCAACGATCTCGGCGACCGCGTGAAGCTGTTCCCGGCCAATCTCGGCAACCGCGACGAGGTCAAGGCGCTGGGCCAGAAGGCGGAGGCCGAGCTCGAAGGTGTCGACATCCTGGTCAACAATGCCGGCATCACCAAGGACGGTCTGTTCGTGCGCATGTCCGACGAAGACTGGGACCAGGTCATCGAGATCAATCTGACGGCGATGTTCCGCCTGACGCGCGAGCTGACCCATCCGATGATGCGTCGCCGTCACGGCCGCATCATCAACATCACCTCGGTGGTGGGCGTGACCGGCAATCCCGGTCAGACCAACTACTGCGCGTCGAAGGCCGGCATGATCGGCTTCTCGAAGTCGCTGGCGCAGGAGATCGCGACCCGCAACATCACCGTCAACTGCGTTGCCCCGGGCTTCATCGAATCGGCGATGACCGAGAAGCTCAACGACAAGCAGAAAGAGGCGATCATGGGCGCTATTCCTGCCAAGCGCATGGGAACCGGCCAGGAAGTCGCCTCGGCGGTTGCCTATCTTGCCTCCAACGAGGCCGCGTACGTCACCGGCCAGACCATCCACGTCAACGGCGGGATGGCAATGATCTGAGCTGGATTGGTGCGATCCGGCCCGTTCAGAGGTGCCGGAATTGCCCGACAGCGGTCGATAGGCCGGGATAACCGGCC
This genomic window contains:
- the fabG gene encoding 3-oxoacyl-[acyl-carrier-protein] reductase: MFDLTGRKALVTGASGGIGEEIARILHKQGAIVGLHGTRVEKLEALANDLGDRVKLFPANLGNRDEVKALGQKAEAELEGVDILVNNAGITKDGLFVRMSDEDWDQVIEINLTAMFRLTRELTHPMMRRRHGRIINITSVVGVTGNPGQTNYCASKAGMIGFSKSLAQEIATRNITVNCVAPGFIESAMTEKLNDKQKEAIMGAIPAKRMGTGQEVASAVAYLASNEAAYVTGQTIHVNGGMAMI